One Salmo trutta chromosome 19, fSalTru1.1, whole genome shotgun sequence genomic window carries:
- the banf1 gene encoding barrier-to-autointegration factor, with protein sequence MSSTSQKHKEFVAEPMGEKLVNALAGIGEVLGKRLEEKGFDKAYVVLGQFLVLKKDEELFRDWLKDTCGANVKQQGDCYGCLREWCDSFL encoded by the exons ATGTCGTCAACATCCCAGAAACACAAAGAGTTTGTGGCAGAACCCATGGGGGAGAAGTTAGTCAATGCACTTGCTGGCATTGGAGAGGTGCTTGGCAAGAGACTGGAGGAGAAGGGCTTTGACAAG GCTTACGTGGTCCTGGGTCAGTTCCTAGTGCTGAAGAAGGATGAGGAGCTATTCCGGGACTGGCTGAAAGATACATGCGGGGCCAATGTCAAACAGCAGGGCGATTGCTACGGCTGCCTGCGTGAGTGGTGCGATTCTTTCCTGTAG
- the LOC115154675 gene encoding guanine nucleotide-binding protein G(I)/G(S)/G(O) subunit gamma-3-like, with the protein MKGDTPVNSTMSVGQARKLVEQLKIEASFCRIKVSKAAADLMAYCDTHAIEDPLITPVPTSENPFREKKLFCALL; encoded by the exons ATGAAAGGAGACACCCCAGTTAACAGCACCATGAGTGTCGGCCAAGCCAGGAAGCTGGTGGAGCAATTGAAGATTGAAGCCAGTTTTTGCAGGATCAAG GTATCAAAGGCGGCTGCAGACCTGATGGCATACTGTGATACCCACGCCATTGAGGACCCCCTCATCACACCTGTGCCCACCTCGGAGAACCCATTCAGGGAGAAGAAGCTCTTCTGTGCACTCCTTTGA